Proteins from one Setaria italica strain Yugu1 chromosome V, Setaria_italica_v2.0, whole genome shotgun sequence genomic window:
- the LOC101776917 gene encoding late cornified envelope-like proline-rich protein 1 — MKIVLKVAITCKKCKTCVLGISSKIKGIKSLTYDDEKSTLTVVGEVDVVEIVAALRKAKHPAEVVSVTDEKKEKEAEEKKKKEEEEKKKKEEEEKKKKKCCCPLPCPQCPKPCLPPCPPPCPPPCPPPCPPPYMKPCYIPIEDEYPGPCTIV, encoded by the exons ATGAAG ATAGTGCTCAAAGTGGCGATCACCTGCAAGAAGTGCAAAACCTGCGTCCTGGGAATCTCCTCAAAAATTAAAG GAATCAAGTCGCTGACGTACGACGACGAGAAGAGCACGCTGACGGTGGTGGGCGAGGTGGACGTGGTGGAGATCGTGGCGGCGCTGCGCAAGGCGAAGCACCCGGCGGAGGTGGTGTCCGTGACCGacgagaagaaggagaaggaggcagaggagaagaagaagaaggaggaggaagagaagaagaaaaaggaggaagaagagaagaagaagaagaagtgctGTTGCCCCTTGCCGTGTCCGCAGTGCCCGAAGCCGTGCCTCCCCCCGTGCCCCCCGCCTTGCCCCCCGCCGTGCCCCCCGCCATGCCCGCCACCATACATGAAGCCGTGCTACATCCCCATCGAGGACGAGTACCCCGGCCCCTGCACCATCGTCTGA